The Chryseobacterium sp. JV274 sequence CCCTTCTGTTCCTGTAGTTCCCAAGGTTTTATTTTTAAATGTATCGCAGATAATTCCTTTAATAACATTTGGAATTTCTCTGTGATCTTCTATGGAAATACAATTTTGTCCTAATAATTCTCTCCATCCTCTGTCTGCTCTCAGTGCCTGATCTGAATGTAAAACACTGATATGGTATACTTCGTACTTCTTCTTTACTTCTTCCAGCAATTCAATATGAGTATAGGTTTGCTGTCCTTTTCCCATAATTTCTCTGATGGCGGAAGCGGGAAGTGTTTTTAAACAAGGTTCATCTCCAACGGTAAACAGCAATCCTTTTTGATTTCTTTTTTCAAAGGCATCTGTCCTGGTATGGAACGCTGCGAAATACCACGCTAATAGATAGCTTTCTCCGGCATTTCCGCCGCCGCCAGACTCAATATAAGTACGGGTAAGCCACATATCCAGTTCTGCATCCCCGGACTCAAACTGTCCCACCTGAAGCGGATAGCCATCACATTCATGGTCTCCGATTCCAAGAAATAATAATGCCGGATCCGGAACGCCTCCCTGAATAATTCCTCCCATCAGTTTAGGCAATCCATCTCTGATCAGCTCATGAGGAATATGTCCCATACTTCCTGTAACATCCAGTCCTAAAATAATCGGAGCTGAGTTGGGGTGAACTTCAGAGTCTCTGGATTCTCTGAAAGAAATTCCGTGAGGATTCATTGATTCGTGAGCCATTCTTTTGGCATTCTGGGTAAAAATTTCACCTGCGGATTTTGTTCCGTACCCTGCTTTTCTTGCTCTGTCATAACGAGCGTCTAAATCGTATCTTGTACTTCCCATGACTATAGTGTTTTTCCAAATAAATATTCAAATCTCTTCTGGGTTACTTCAAGCTGAATATTAAGGTTTCTGATTGTTAATGATAATTCCATGTCTTTCTGAACGAATGATTCGGGATTGAAATCCGCGAATGTCAGACTGTTCCTGTCTAGAGGACTGATATCTATAAGCCCTTCCTGTTCACGCTCGAGTCTTTTGATTTTTAATTCGATATCTTCAACTCTGCGTCTGTAAATCAATTCGGAATCTGCTCCGATGATCTTTGCACGGTCTTCTCTGATCTGATCATTATTTCTTTGTAATGATTCGATAAATCTGGGTTTTAATTCATCTTCCATGATCAAATATTTTTATTTGTGTTAATATTACGCTAATTAAACAAGACATAGCAATGCCATTTTTTAAGAATGTTTATTCTTTAGAATACATGATATCCGTTCTTAAAACATACTTCAGTCCACTAATCAAGGTCTTTCCTTCATGTCTCAGAGGATGATGAAAAATCAGTGCTGTTCCTTTCTTCGGAGCCACGGTAAACAGACTTTCGAATTCTGTTTCTCCTCCTTCAAAATCATCATTCAGATAGATCATAAAGGTGTAAAAACTTTTCTCTTTTTCATTTCTGATATAACTTCCATCCCTGTGCATTTTAAACTGCTGTCCGGGAGCATATCTATAGACCCTAAGCATTTCATTAAAGTTAAGAAGCTGATATCCATCGTGTTCCTGAGGCAGAAATTCGGTTGCCTTTTTAAACAGATCTTCAGCCATTGTTTCATCAAAAATCATCAGTCGGTCATTATTTCTGACTCCTTTATTCATCTGCTGACGTCCAAATACATTGATTTTTGCTTCTTCAAAAACTTTTTCCTGCGAAAGACTGATATAATGATTGCATTCCGTTTCGGTCAGAAAATCTTCAATCAGAAATATCTGTGGGTGTAATTCTGTTTTTTCCATGATTCCTATTTTGTATTGGTGATGTGTTTTAGTTTTTTAATTGATCTCTTACTTCCATTAAAGCAAATCCTAAGAGATTTTCTCCGTTCCATAATAAAGGATTTTCTGCTCTGCTGTCTGTTTCCAGCATTCCGATTCCCCAGATTCTGTCATAAGGACTCGCTTCCACAAGAATTTTATCTCCGGTTGACAAAAGAAAGTCTTTAAATTTCTGATTTTGAGAAAACTTCAAAAGATTTCCCTGAGTTACAATTTCATATTTATAATCATCCCAAAGTTTCGGATCAAAGTTTTTTACTTTTCGGCCTAAAGCTTTTGCTTGGTTAGGAGTAGCTGCCTTTAAGATTTCTTCTTCCGTTTCAGGATCATTAAATAACCTTGCTTTTCCGGCCATCATATAGTGCTCTGCCGTTTTATAAATGATCCCGTTTTCTTCAAATTTTCCGGGAAACCATTGGCTGAAGCATGATTTGGTTACCATATCTTTTGCCGTATGTCCCCAGAAAAAGAGAAATTTTATCCTTTCTTTCTTCTGAAACCGTTCTGTAATATTTTGTATGGTGTATTTCATTATTGCGTTATTTCTACACAAATTTAAAATATTATCAGTCTTTGCACCAAATTTGTTTGTGTTAATTTTACGCTAATGTACATAACCTACTGATTTTCAATTGCAAAAATTTATTTTATAAAACACGGATAACGCTTATTTTTATCACAAATGATCCTAATCTTTAATTGATTTAGGCTAAAACTGATAGAATTTGATCATAAAAAAACGGACTAAAGCCCGTTCCTATTGAATGTATTTTGAGTGATTTTTCTTATATAATTCTTTTTTTTCTCCTATGCATTTGTGACCATTAGTGTAAACTAATTTATGAAATTTGTGTTTAAAACTATTTAATTTCAAAATAAAAACCCTGTTCTTCAAGCTCTTTATATTTTTCTTTATTGAAAGTAAAAAGCTTTCCAGGTCTGCCGCTTCCTTCTTTTTTAACATTATTCGTTTCGTTCAACAGTCCGTAACTCATGATTTTCTTACGGAAATTTCTTCTGTCGATTTCCTGTCCTACAATGGTTTTATAAAGATTTTCAAGGTCTGAAAAAGGAAATTCTTCGTTGAGAAGATTGAAACCGATCGGCTGGTATTGAATTTTTGTACGAAGTCTCTTTAAGGCAGTCTCAATGATTGTTTTGTGATCAAAAGCAACTGAAGGAAGTTTATTAATACTAAACCATTGTGCGTCTTCAGCATCAGAATCTGCAAACAATTCATGGTAAGATGGGTTCACAAGGCCCAGATATGCTACAGAAACTACTCTGTTTCTCGGATCGCGACCCAGATTACCAAATGTGTAGAGTTGTTCCAGAAAATCGGGTTTTATGCCTGCTTCTTCATAGAGTTCTCTTTTTACGGCGTCATCTACGCTTTCATCATCAAGAACAAGTCCTCCCGGAAGAGCCCATCCACCTTTAAAAGGTTCAATATTTCTTTTAATCAGAAGGATCTGAAGATCTTTTTTATCAAAATATCCGAAAATAACGGCATCTACAGCCACTTTTATATCCTGTAATTTTTTTGGAGACTCCATAAATTAATTTGCGTTACGAATACACAAAGTTACGATTTATGCTCAAATTAAAAAATAATTTCGGTTATAATAAAAGTTCCTATCTTTAAGTTATCATTCTAACCATCTTAAAACTAAATCATTATGAAAAATGTATTAACAATTCTTTTTATTGCTTTTTTATTAACAGCATGTGAGAAAGGAAAAACTACTGCTGCTAATACTACTGACAAAGCCGATTCTACTTCGACCTCTGAATGGAAACCTGTAGATTCTGCAACAGCTATGAAAGCCTGGATGGAGTATTCTACTCCTGGAGAAATGCACAAAATGCTGGCCAAATCTGATGGAACCTGGACTGGAGAAACAACAATGTGGATGGAAAACGGAGCAAAACCTATGATGAGTAAATCCGAGGCAACCAATAAAATGATGTATGGTGGACGTTATCAGATCACTAATCACAAAGGTGACTTTATGGGAATGCCTTTTGAAGGGATGAGTATTGTAGGATATGACAACTCAAAGAAGAAGTTTATCAGTACATGGATAGACAATATGGGAACGGGAATCATGCATGGAGAAGGAGAATGGAATGCATCCACAAAATCAGTTGAGTTTAAAGGAAAAATGACTGACCCTTCAAGACCAGGAAAAGATTGTGATTTCAGAGAAGTTTTCACATTTGTAGATGATAATAATCAAAAACTGGAAATGTACGGCCCTGATTCCAAAACAGGCAAAGAGTACAAAACCATGGAAATAAAATATACCCGTAAAAAATAAATCAGGAAATAAAAAAACCGCTTCATCTGAAGCGGTTTTTATTTTATAATGAATTAATCATTTAGTTTTAATACAGCCATGAATGCCGATTGCGGGACTTCTACTCTACCAATCTGTTTCATTTTCTTCTTACCTTCTTTCTGCTTTTCCAATAGCTTACGTTTTCTGGAAATATCTCCACCATAACATTTTGCGGTAACGTCTTTTCTTAAGGCTTTAATGGTTTCTCTAGCAATTACTTTGGCTCCCAATGCTGCCTGAACTGCAATATCAAACTGCTGTCTAGGAATCAGTTCACGAAGCTTTTCACACATTCTTTTACCAATGTAATAAGCATTAGAATCGTGAATCAATGAAGACAGTGCATCTACCATGTCACCATTGATCAGGATATCCATTTTCACCAATTTAGAAGAACGCATTCCGATTGGGGAATAATCAAATGATGCATATCCTTTTGAAATAGATTTCAGACGATCGTAAAAGTCAAAAACAACTTCAGCCAAAGGCATATTGAATGTTAATTCCACCCTGTCTGCTGTTAAATAGCTTTGGTTTACAATTTCCCCTCTTTTCTCGATACAAAGCGTCATTACTGCACCCACAAAATCCGATTTGGTAATAATAGAAGCTTTTATATAAGGCTCTTCAACTCTGTCTAAAAGATTGGGATCAATCATTTCAGATGGGTTGTTGATTAACATTGCCGTTTCAGGATCTTTTTTAGAATACCCGTGATACGAAACGTTGGGAACTGTAGTAATTACATTCATATTAAATTCTCTTTCGAGACGTTCCTGCACGATTTCCATATGAAGCATTCCCAAGAATCCGCAACGGAAACCAAAACCTAATGCTGCAGAACTTTCGGGTTCAAACACCAAAGAAGCATCATTCAGTCTTAATTTTTCTAATGAGAATCTCAATTCTTCAAAATCTTCAGATTCAATAGGATAAATTCCTGCAAAAACCATTGGTTTTACTTCCTCAAAACCGTCAATTGCAGCAGCAGCAGGATTCACAAAAGAGGTAATGGTATCACCCACTTTCACTTCTCTTGCATCTTTAATCCCGGAAATAATATACCCTACATCACCACATTCAATTGTCTTTTTCGGAACCTGTTTTAGTTTTAAAGTTCCCACTTCATCAGCACCATATTCTTTTCCAGTCGCGAAAAATTTTATCTTCTCGTTTTTAGAAATACTTCCGTTTACTACTTTGAAATACGCTTCAATTCCTCTGAACGGATTGTAAACAGAGTCAAAGATTAGTGCCTGTAACGGAGCATTGGGATCTCCAACCGGAGCAGGAATTCTGTTGACAATCTGCTCAAGCAAATCATGAACCCCCTCACCTGTTTTTCCAGAAACTCTAAGAACATCTTCATATTTGCACCCTAAAAGGCCCATAATTTCGTCGGTTACTTCTTCAGGGTTTGCTGACGGAAGATCTATTTTATTAAGAATTGGAATAATTTCTAAATCATTTTCCAATGCCAGGTATAGATTACTGATGGTTTGTGCCTGGATACTCTGTGCAGCATCAACAATAAGAAGTGCTCCTTCACAGGCAGCAATAGAACGGGAAACTTCATAAGAAAAGTCAACGTGTCCCGGTGTATCAATAAGGTTTAGAATATATTTTTCTCCTTTATACTCATAATCCATCTGGATGGCGTGCGACTTGATTGTAATCCCACGTTCTTTCTCCAAATCCATATCATCAAGCGTCTGAGACTGTAGTTCTCTTTGGGTAACGGTATTCGTATACTCCAATAGACGGTCTGCCAGGGTACTTTTACCGTGGTCGATATGAGCGATTATGCAAAAATTTCGTATGTTTTTCATTTAAGAATCTTGTAATTTGCAAAGATAAGAAAATGCAAGAGAATTTTTCATTCTAATTCTTTCTTTTAACTGAAACACAGATAACAATAGGAAGAGAAGCTCAATTTTTCCCTTTTTCAATATTATTTGGTTTTACCAAAGTCTTCCGGCAACAGGTAATTTCCTGTAAAAGGATCAAGATAAACTTTGGGGCCTAAAGTATTCTTTTTTTTATTTGAGAGACTAACATCTATGACCGCGCCAATAACACCACCAACCAAACCACCTGCAGCAACTCCAATGGTGACACCACTTGCAGTTGTTTCAGGAAATAGTTCTGCTTTTGTTACTTCAATAAAAACACCGTTCTCATCTTTAAAAATCTCAGTGTAACCAACAGGAATATTTTTATATGCTATTCCTTTATACACAAAAGCGTAAAAATGTCTTATCCCCGTTTTCTCCTCTCCTTTTACTGCTTTTGTCACCACTCCTTTATCATTAGCCTGCAAAGTAAATCCGGGTTCAGGATTATGGATAAAGAAGCTGTAATAATCTTTGTACACCCCTTCTTTCAATTCGTTTGCATTCAGGATGCTAAGTTTTTCTTTTAATAGAGAGCAATAGCTAGGAAGATCACTTTCTGAAACACTAAATTCCCATGGTTCTCCTTTATAAGATTCTTTAAACAGATCAGTAAGAATTAAAGTCGCTTTTCTGGACAGGCTTTGGGCTAAATAGGGCGTTATACGTGATGAAACTGTTGCTATTGTATCTTTTCTGTCAATAAAATGATATCCATCTTCTTTCTTAATAAATGTACTTGCTCTTAATTCAAGCTTTCCGATAGAGTATTTTTCTTTTTTGTCTTCTGAGATATTCAACCTTTCCAGCAAAAGAACCATGTCATCATTTCCTCTTACCGGATTGTATTTATAAAACCAATCTGTTATGTCTTTGCCGGCATTATTTTCGAAAATAATTTTCACCTCGTCTTTATGATACATGACCATTCCGACTTCCTGATTTGCTCTTTGATCTATCACCGTAAAACTTTTAATAGAGTTTTTATTATCTTTAATAGATTTTGAAAGATCAATTGTTTCTATTTTCTGTCCCAATAATACCATCGAAAATAATAAAAAGAAAAGTGTTTTTTTCATATGTGAACTTTCTGGTAAAAGTAATTTTTTTTGTTGTAAAAATTAAACGGCTCTCACAGAAAGATCTGTAAGAGCCGTCCAACATTAAAAAAATAAACTATTATGGGTTTTGTCTAGGTCCCGAAGCATTATTGTTTCCGTGAGGTTTTCTTTCATCCATTTTATCCTTCATCATTTTCTCGGATTGAAACAACTTCAGAACTTTCTGGCAGGGAATTACCTGCTGCATTTTTTCTGCATATCTTTTTCTGTTATCTAACAGTTTTTGTCCTACTTCAAAGCTTTGCTGCAATTTGGCCTTTGCTTCTTCATCCGTTAGAGTTTCAGGATCAAAGCTTGAATTAAACTGACTTTTGATTTGCTTTTGGCTATCCAGATATTCGTTATACAATTGTGTAAATTCGGCTTTATCACCTGGATCGACATTCAGATTATCCATAATCATATTGTTCCTGAATTTTTTCAGGAGCTCTTTTCTCTCTTCCGGAGAAAGATTATTGATGACTTCCTTCCTTTCCTTAGGGTCCATCTTTTTCCAGTCGTAATCACTCCTTTGGGCATTTAATCCAAAGCCATAAATAATCAAAAACGTCAATAATATCTTTTTCATTTTCTTTTAATTATAAATATCCAAATAAACGTCCTGAGTCGAATTACTTGCTAGCTCTGCAATTTCAGAGTTAGAAAACGAGTCCAGATATTCATTCATTTGTGTTTCTACTTTTTTATTCACGGTTTTCACCGGTTTGGGTGTCTCGATTGTTTTTTCAGTTTCGCTTACATTTTTAGAAGCATAAACATTGTTACTCTTTTGATTTCCAACTGTTTGATTATTATTTTCAACAGAAGTTAAATCAGATTTTAAAGTTTCGTAAGCAAGCTCGCCCTCTGTTTTTGGTTCTTTGGTATTGGCTGTATATGTTGTTTCAGAATTCAATCCTTTTTGCGTAGAATCATTATCTGAATTAAAAACATAAGTTGCTCCAAAGATCAAAGCCAGTGATGCCGCTGCAGCATACATCCAGTTCAGCTTAAAGACAGGTGCTTTTTTACTTGTCTTTATATCATTCATAACGTTCTCCTGAATATTTTCAAACATATTATCAGGAACTGTGTAAATGTTTTTACGCTCTAATTTTTCTATGTCGAACTCTTTCATCTTTGTTGGGTCAAAAAATTATCTTTCGTAATTTTCTTTAATATAATCTTCTATTTTTTGTTTGGCATAATGATAATTTGTTTTCAATGTTCCTACCGACATATCTACAATTTTTGATATTTCTTCGTAGGGTAAATCATCATAATACCGCATCATAAATACCAGTTTCTGCTTTTCGGGCAGGCTTTGTATGGCGTTCTGCAGCAAAAGCTGTATTTCTTCGGCATCTCCTTCCGTATTATCAGCTACAAGATTCTGCATGTGATACTCCGGATCTTCATCAGTTTTCTGCATCTTCTTCATTTTATTCACCTGCTGCAATGCTTCGTTGGTTGCAATTCTGTACAACCAGGTATACAACTGGCTATCATTTTTGAACTGATGAAAATTTTGATAAGCTTTAATAAAAGTTTCCTGCAAAGTATCCTGTGCAAGATCTCCGTCCACAATAATTCTTCTTATATGCCAGTACAATCTGCTTTGATAGGCATCCATCAAGGCCCGGACACCTTTATCCTGGGTCCGTGGATTCTGCATCAACGAAATAATTTCCGCGTCCTTAATCTTCATGAGATGCCTTACATTGTTTTGGATTACAAAAATAACTGAAAGTTAAATTAAAACTTCAATTTTCAATTTAAATATTTAAAATAATATGAGACACTTACGCAATAAACGTGCCTATATTGAAGTGTGAGATTTCTGAGGACATCTTCCTTTTCCGGCTCAGCTTAAAATCTTATATTTGTTATATGCAAATTGTAATCATCGGTTCCGGAAATGTTGCCTATCATATGGCAAAAGCTTTCACTTTGAAAAGTATTCCCCTGGCCCAGATTTTTGGCAGGAACGAAAAAGAATTGAGTAAGATTTCAGAAGAATTAAATATTCCTTATTCCACAGATCATCTGGAGGAAGCAGATCTTTATATCGTCTGTGTCAGTGATAATTCTATAGAAGAAGTTTCAAAGAGTATTTCCAGAAAAGACTGTTTGGTTGCCCATACATCAGGATCACTTCCAAAAGAAGCTTTGTCTGGTGAGTACAGGAAAGCAAGCTTCTACCCTTTGCAGACTTTTTCAAAATCAAAAGAACTGGAGTATGAAAAAATACCATTCTTCATAGAAGCAGAAAATGAGGGAGATCAAAAAATATTGCTTGATCTCGCTTCACAGATTTCAGAGAAAGTAATGGAAAGCAGCCACGAAAAAAGAAAATATATTCATTTAACGGCTGTTTTCGCCTGTAATTTTGTGAATCATCTTTTTTCAAGAGCTAAAGAAATTTCGGATTCTCAGGATATTCCGTTTGATTATTTTTTACCGCTGATTGATGAAACGGTTCAGAAAATTTATGAAATTGAACCCAAACAGGCACAGACCGGCCCTGCAGTGAGAAATGATGTAAGAATTTTACAGCTGCATGAACAGTTATTAAAAGACGAAAGTCTTAAAATTTATAAAACAATGAATCATTCTATTCAGGAAATGTATGAGTTATAAAGAGAAATTAAAAGATATTAAGGCATTTGTATTTGATGTTGACGGCGTTTTCACAGACGGAAGTGTTTATCTTCTTCCCGGAGGAAATATGTGCAGAGTAATGAATGTTCTGGACGGATATGCAGTAGTGAAAGCATTAAAAAACAATTATTTGATTGGAGTGATTACCGGTGGAAATGATGAAATGGTAAAACACAGAATCAATTACCTGGGTATCCAGGATTACTATCCGAAATCCCACAACAAAATAGATGATTTTGAAGATTTTAAGAAAAAACACAATCTTAAAAATGAAGAAATCCTGACTATGGGTGATGATCTTCCGGATATTCATATTATGGAAAGTTCGGCTATTGCGGCATGTCCTGAAAATGCAGTTCCTGAAGTAAAAGGAATCTCCGATTATATTTCCCCGAAAAAAGGAGGAACCGGAGCAGTACGCGATGTGATTGAACAGGTGATGAAGGTTCAGGGAAACTGGCATGACGATAATACTCAATCTGTATAATTACTGGTATGAAATTACTTTTAGCCTCTCAATCGCCAAGAAGAAAGGAGCTTCTTTCCAACCTGGGTTTTGAATTTGAAGTTGTAAAAATAGACTGTGAAGAAATTCTTCCAAAACATATAAAAATAGAAGAAGCTGCAGCTTATCTATCTGATTTAAAAGCAGATGCTTTCAGACACTTGGAAGCAGATGAAGTTCTGCTGACCGCTGATACTGTTGTAGCCATTGACAATCAGATTCTTGGGAAACCAAAAGATGAAGTTGATGCTTACAAAATGCTTCAGAGCCTTTCCGGAAAAACTCACCAGGTATATACAGGAATCACCATCAAAACTGCAGATAAATCCATTACAGAAACTGATGTTGCTGACGTTACACTTGATGAGCTCTCCGATGAGGAAATAAACTATTACGTTCAAAACTATAAGCCTTTTGATAAAGCGGGCAGCTATGGTATTCAGGAATGGCTGGGAATGGCAAAGATCACCAGCCTTACAGGAAGTTTTTATACCATTATGGGACTTCCTACTCATCTTGTTTATAAAATATTGAAAGAAACCTCCCTGATTTAAGAAATTATTGAAGTTTCGAATATCAGTTAAAGAAGAAATAAAATATTTCCACAAGAAATATAAATATTATTCATTATAAAATTTTATTATTTTTACAAAATCATCAAACTGCTGATAATAAAAAGCAGATTAGCAAGTTATAATTGAATAATGAAAAAGAATATATTATTCCTTTTAGTGATATGCCTTGTTGCTTCCTGTGCTACCAAAACAAAAAAGCCGGAGCAGCGATCAAAACTATTGAAAGGATTTTCCACATATTACAACACTCTTTTTAATGCGAAAGATGCGTTAAACAGTGAGTTTACAACCAGAGATAAGGGACATAAAGACAATTTTTATGCTCCTTATATACCTATTCTTACCTATGAAGAACAACCTTTGGGAAGTGATCTTGGACAATCAGAGGCTTTTGCCGAAAACTCCATGAAAATGGCTGAAGTAGCCAACAAACCTTCAGGAAGAGGAAATTCCGGAGTGCCGAATATCCCTGGCGGACCTCAGGGAAATACCCCTGCAAGGCCTGAAGGAGAACAAGGTAAAGGTGCTACTACACTTGAAATTGCGGAAGCAAAAGCTTTAAAAGCGATTAATAAATATTCTGTGACCAGAAATGGTGAAGAAAAAAACAAGCAGATTTTCGATGCCTATATGATTCTTGCCCAAGCGAGAATTTATAGAGGTAAATCCCTGGAAGCGCTGGATGCTCTTAATTATGTGTTCACCCATATGAAAGACGATAAAAGAATTGCACTGGCAAGAATTTATCAGGGGCTTGCCTATGACCAAATCAAAGATTATCACAGAGCTCATGAAACTTTTGCTAAACTGAAAGGAGAAGACATTAATAAAAGCTATGCAAAACTGCTGAGCATCTATTATTCTGAATCTCTGCTGGATGCAGGTAAAAAGGAAGAGGCAGCCAAAGAGCTTGATGAAGCTTTTGAACTGAACAGCAACAGAAAACTAAAGAGTAGAATTGCTTATCTGAGAGGCCAGGTTTTAGAAAATCTGAACCAGAATGATAAAGCAAGAGAAAGCTATACCGCAGCTTATAAATATGCCAATGATTTTGAATTTGAAGTAAAATCTCAGATTGCCATTGCTAAAACTTTTAATGGTAAAGGTGACTATGCCGGAGCCAAAAACTATCTGGAAGGAATCAGTAAAAAAGGTACTTATGGTTCCAGAAAAAATGAATTTTATTATGCTTTAGGCTTAATGGCCAACAAAGCAGGAAAAAAAGAAGAAGCCCAGCAATTCTTCAGAAAATCACTGTTTGAAAAGGTGTCTGACCCTCAGATCCGTGGATTGGCTTATTACGAAATAGGAAAAAGCTATCTTGACAAGAATGATTACATCGGGGCCGGAAGCTATTATGATTCTGCGCTTGCCGTAATGACGTATGAGCCATCAAAAATCCTTTTAAAAGATCAGTCTGCCTACATCAAAAAGATTTCAAGGAATTATTATCTGATCAAAAAGAATGACAGTATTCTTTCACTGGCAAAGATGGATGAAGGCCAGAAAACAGACTATTTCACAAAATATATAGCAAAATTAAAGATTAAAGAAGAAAAAGAGGAACAGGAAAGAAGACGCGCAGAAAGGAACAAAGGATTTGATACCGGAGATTATAGCGCTAATTCTATTTTTGCTAACAGCTCCAATGCTTTTGAGGATTTCGGAGTAACTACCAAAGGATTTTACTTCGGAAATACCGGTACTGTAAGCAAAGGAACCTCTACCTTTAAACAAGTTTGGGGAGATCGTGCTCTTGCTGATAACTGGCGTTTTTCCAAGAAAATGGCTTCCATTGAAGATATGAAGAATGAAGCGTTGGGGGTAACTTCAGCACCTAATCCTAGACGTTTTGAACCTTCTTACTATATTGAGCAGATCCCAAC is a genomic window containing:
- the lepA gene encoding translation elongation factor 4 — protein: MKNIRNFCIIAHIDHGKSTLADRLLEYTNTVTQRELQSQTLDDMDLEKERGITIKSHAIQMDYEYKGEKYILNLIDTPGHVDFSYEVSRSIAACEGALLIVDAAQSIQAQTISNLYLALENDLEIIPILNKIDLPSANPEEVTDEIMGLLGCKYEDVLRVSGKTGEGVHDLLEQIVNRIPAPVGDPNAPLQALIFDSVYNPFRGIEAYFKVVNGSISKNEKIKFFATGKEYGADEVGTLKLKQVPKKTIECGDVGYIISGIKDAREVKVGDTITSFVNPAAAAIDGFEEVKPMVFAGIYPIESEDFEELRFSLEKLRLNDASLVFEPESSAALGFGFRCGFLGMLHMEIVQERLEREFNMNVITTVPNVSYHGYSKKDPETAMLINNPSEMIDPNLLDRVEEPYIKASIITKSDFVGAVMTLCIEKRGEIVNQSYLTADRVELTFNMPLAEVVFDFYDRLKSISKGYASFDYSPIGMRSSKLVKMDILINGDMVDALSSLIHDSNAYYIGKRMCEKLRELIPRQQFDIAVQAALGAKVIARETIKALRKDVTAKCYGGDISRKRKLLEKQKEGKKKMKQIGRVEVPQSAFMAVLKLND
- a CDS encoding DUF1579 domain-containing protein, coding for MKNVLTILFIAFLLTACEKGKTTAANTTDKADSTSTSEWKPVDSATAMKAWMEYSTPGEMHKMLAKSDGTWTGETTMWMENGAKPMMSKSEATNKMMYGGRYQITNHKGDFMGMPFEGMSIVGYDNSKKKFISTWIDNMGTGIMHGEGEWNASTKSVEFKGKMTDPSRPGKDCDFREVFTFVDDNNQKLEMYGPDSKTGKEYKTMEIKYTRKK
- a CDS encoding Rossmann-like and DUF2520 domain-containing protein — its product is MQIVIIGSGNVAYHMAKAFTLKSIPLAQIFGRNEKELSKISEELNIPYSTDHLEEADLYIVCVSDNSIEEVSKSISRKDCLVAHTSGSLPKEALSGEYRKASFYPLQTFSKSKELEYEKIPFFIEAENEGDQKILLDLASQISEKVMESSHEKRKYIHLTAVFACNFVNHLFSRAKEISDSQDIPFDYFLPLIDETVQKIYEIEPKQAQTGPAVRNDVRILQLHEQLLKDESLKIYKTMNHSIQEMYEL
- a CDS encoding KdsC family phosphatase; protein product: MSYKEKLKDIKAFVFDVDGVFTDGSVYLLPGGNMCRVMNVLDGYAVVKALKNNYLIGVITGGNDEMVKHRINYLGIQDYYPKSHNKIDDFEDFKKKHNLKNEEILTMGDDLPDIHIMESSAIAACPENAVPEVKGISDYISPKKGGTGAVRDVIEQVMKVQGNWHDDNTQSV
- a CDS encoding RNA polymerase sigma factor translates to MKIKDAEIISLMQNPRTQDKGVRALMDAYQSRLYWHIRRIIVDGDLAQDTLQETFIKAYQNFHQFKNDSQLYTWLYRIATNEALQQVNKMKKMQKTDEDPEYHMQNLVADNTEGDAEEIQLLLQNAIQSLPEKQKLVFMMRYYDDLPYEEISKIVDMSVGTLKTNYHYAKQKIEDYIKENYER
- a CDS encoding Maf family nucleotide pyrophosphatase translates to MKLLLASQSPRRKELLSNLGFEFEVVKIDCEEILPKHIKIEEAAAYLSDLKADAFRHLEADEVLLTADTVVAIDNQILGKPKDEVDAYKMLQSLSGKTHQVYTGITIKTADKSITETDVADVTLDELSDEEINYYVQNYKPFDKAGSYGIQEWLGMAKITSLTGSFYTIMGLPTHLVYKILKETSLI
- a CDS encoding NUDIX hydrolase, with the translated sequence MESPKKLQDIKVAVDAVIFGYFDKKDLQILLIKRNIEPFKGGWALPGGLVLDDESVDDAVKRELYEEAGIKPDFLEQLYTFGNLGRDPRNRVVSVAYLGLVNPSYHELFADSDAEDAQWFSINKLPSVAFDHKTIIETALKRLRTKIQYQPIGFNLLNEEFPFSDLENLYKTIVGQEIDRRNFRKKIMSYGLLNETNNVKKEGSGRPGKLFTFNKEKYKELEEQGFYFEIK
- a CDS encoding 2OG-Fe(II) oxygenase: MEKTELHPQIFLIEDFLTETECNHYISLSQEKVFEEAKINVFGRQQMNKGVRNNDRLMIFDETMAEDLFKKATEFLPQEHDGYQLLNFNEMLRVYRYAPGQQFKMHRDGSYIRNEKEKSFYTFMIYLNDDFEGGETEFESLFTVAPKKGTALIFHHPLRHEGKTLISGLKYVLRTDIMYSKE
- a CDS encoding NADAR family protein, with product MKYTIQNITERFQKKERIKFLFFWGHTAKDMVTKSCFSQWFPGKFEENGIIYKTAEHYMMAGKARLFNDPETEEEILKAATPNQAKALGRKVKNFDPKLWDDYKYEIVTQGNLLKFSQNQKFKDFLLSTGDKILVEASPYDRIWGIGMLETDSRAENPLLWNGENLLGFALMEVRDQLKN